In the Cydia fagiglandana chromosome 14, ilCydFagi1.1, whole genome shotgun sequence genome, one interval contains:
- the LOC134670614 gene encoding uncharacterized protein LOC134670614, which produces MLKQKKHLERYHANKKLVKDMTEREHRNIKRKWKTANKKRRERQKCAQQIMNITPASSPRSGTPVSPRSRGRRQIRRDRSAVYRKNLKIQEKLEKMKRLCDKYKKRYQRAKTTIKDTKKVNKLNQNKYSMLSNAIKDHYKSLKSVREKKALKRIFQGEGIAKSKMKISIIRETLGIDQMKAMKRQNNASGKKLLVDNIKSFFDRDDVSRATAGKRETVTFKKIKMQKRYLLDTMKGLFRSFKKENPELRCSYSYFIKNRPFYVKPPSVAGRETCLCKTHTNAQYIIDALHKTRVLATSNMNELIASTVCSTYNKACMTGNCKDCKTKEILFRETTGNLGLVKWAHWIRKSEMIEKSGKKVKVTKNVKEIAEGTVEELIGNLKQTMIQLKKHVYNIKVQCKSYRNAIDNLNNNEVVLHVDFSENYNCKHFEEVQSHHFGGSRKQVTLHTGVMYTKPEGHNKPTVNSFCTISANNSHNPASIWAHLHPIIREIQHNNRHITTVHFFSDGPATQYRQKQNFYFISHRLFSEYNFIRVTWNFFEAGHGKGAADGVGGYLKRTADEKVAAGSDISDAEALYYTLKDLSKVQMYLLTESDIQIVEKALPKNLVPLQGTMQVHQVFTDTPGELQYRDLSCFCERGFCRCMNPKTYQPVPVPVINTLREDILSFELDEESVLDDISNVVAVPRRSYYNTVYSSSSNSDDEPLANHRFLI; this is translated from the coding sequence ATGCTGAAGCAAAAAAAACATCTTGAAAGGTACCACGCAAATAAAAAACTTGTAAAAGATATGACAGAGCGTGAACACAGAAATATCAAGCGTAAATGGAAGACTGCGAACAAGAAACGACGAGAACGTCAAAAGTGTGCTCAACAAATTATGAACATTACACCGGCGTCCAGCCCACGGTCAGGAACTCCAGTTTCACCGAGATCTAGAGGCCGAAGACAAATACGAAGAGATCGCTCTGCAGTCTACAGAAAAAATCTGAAAATTCAGGAAAAACTCGAAAAGATGAAACGGCTGTGcgataaatacaaaaagagatACCAACGAGCTAAAACCACAATCAAAGACACGAAAAAAGTAAATAAGCTTAACCAAAACAAGTATTCAATGTTATCTAATGCAATCAAAGACCATTACAAAAGTTTGAAGTCAGTGAGAGAGAAGAAAGCCTTAAAACGAATTTTCCAAGGAGAAGGCATAGCCAAGTCTAAAATGAAGATTAGTATTATACGCGAGACTTTGGGCATTGATCAGATGAAAGCGATGAAACGACAGAATAACGCTTCAGGGAAAAAGCTTCTGGTTGATAATATTAAAAGCTTTTTTGACCGTGATGATGTTTCTAGAGCTACGGCGGGTAAACGGGAAACtgtcacatttaaaaaaataaaaatgcagaAGCGCTATTTACTGGACACGATGAAAGGCCTATTTCGTTCATTCAAAAAAGAAAACCCAGAACTGAGATGTTCTTATtcatatttcataaaaaataggCCTTTTTACGTAAAACCGCCTTCAGTTGCTGGAAGAGAGACTTGCCTATGCAAGACACATACAAATGCGCAGTATATTATAGATGCTCTTCACAAAACAAGAGTCCTTGCCACCTCAAACATGAACGAACTTATCGCTAGCACAGTATGCTCGACATATAACAAAGCTTGTATGACTGGCAATTGTAAAGATTGTAAGACAAAAGAAATACTTTTTAGGGAAACAACAGGTAATCTCGGATTAGTGAAATGGGCTCATTGGATAAGGAAATCGGAAATGATTGAAAAATCAGGCAAAAAAGTAAAAGTTACTAAAAACGTAAAGGAAATAGCTGAAGGAACAGTTGAAGAATTGATAGGAAACTTAAAACAAACTATGATACAATTAAAGAAACATGTTTACAACATTAAAGTACAGTGCAAGAGTTATCGAAATGCTATAGATAATTTGAATAATAACGAAGTCGTTCTGCATGTCGACTTTAGCGAAAACTATAACTGTAAGCATTTTGAAGAGGTGCAGTCCCACCATTTTGGCGGATCAAGAAAGCAAGTAACTTTACATACAGGAGTTATGTACACAAAACCTGAAGGACATAACAAGCCAACTGTAAAttcattttgtaccatttctgCGAATAATTCCCATAACCCTGCCTCCATTTGGGCACACCTACATCCAATTATTCGCGAAATACAACACAACAACCGTCATATAACTACAGTTCACTTTTTCTCCGATGGACCAGCTACTCAATACCGGCAGAAgcaaaatttttatttcattagtcACAGACTATTCAGCGAATACAATTTCATCCGCGTTACATGGAATTTCTTTGAAGCTGGTCATGGAAAAGGGGCTGCTGATGGCGTTGGTGGCTACCTCAAACGCACCGCAGATGAAAAAGTAGCTGCTGGTTCCGATATTTCTGATGCAGAAGCTCTTTATTACACTTTGAAGGATTTGAGCAAGGTTCAAATGTACTTACTGACTGAAAGCGACATTCAAATCGTTGAAAAAGCACTACCTAAAAACCTAGTGCCACTCCAGGGTACTATGCAAGTACATCAAGTTTTTACTGACACTCCCGGTGAACTTCAATACAGAGACCTCAGTTGCTTTTGCGAAAGGGGTTTTTGCCGTTGCATGAATCCAAAAACATATCAGCCTGTTCCTGTTCCTGTCATTAATACACTTAGAGAAGATATTCTTTCGTTTGAATTGGATGAGGAATCAGTCCTAGATGACATTTCTAATGTCGTTGCCGTACCTAGAAGATCATATTATAATACGGTTTATTCCTCATCTTCCAACTCTGACGACGAACCTTTAGCCAACCATCGGTTTCTAATATAA